Proteins from a genomic interval of Lolium perenne isolate Kyuss_39 chromosome 1, Kyuss_2.0, whole genome shotgun sequence:
- the LOC127296303 gene encoding protein trichome birefringence-like 26 yields the protein MGSGTRWPPWAALLYSPRARMGGGAGWGLALKAIGWILFAGVSFRLLCSLSSSPTSLESKEGKCDLFKGEWLPNPSGPAYTNSSCRFIDDHQNCMMNGRPDIVYLYWRWKPYECDLPPFNEVRFLSAMRNKAWGFIGDSILRNQVQSLICLLSKADEPVEVYHDKEFRNRRWHFQSYNFTVSLVWAPFLVKSEVSENENGESTSEIQLHLDVLEPTWISQYESFDYVIIAGGQWFLKTAVYWDNGKVIGCHYCQDKNLTELGFEHLYRRTLQSVLKFISSTNHKPVVLFRTWAPDHFENGEWSSGGTCSRILPYRKGEYSGKYMDNVMRGIELEEFNKALAVVNSSGDVVNLKLLDIYSLSAMRPDGHAGPYRMFHPFAQGNKDASSVQKDCLHWCVPGPIDAWNDLIMKLVLN from the exons ATGGGCTCGGGCACGAGGTGGCCGCCGTGGGCGGCGCTGCTGTACTCTCCTCGTGCCCGCATGGGAGGCGGAGCGGGATGGGGACTGGCGTTGAAGGCTATCGGGTGGATCCTCTTCGCCGGCGTCTCCTTCCGTCTGCTCTGCTCCTTATCCTCCTCGCCCACTTCGCTAGAGAGCAAGGAAG GAAAATGCGACCTTTTTAAGGGGGAATGGCTACCAAATCCCTCCGGCCCAGCCTATACAAATTCAAGCTGTCGATTTATTGATGATCACCAGAACTGCATGATGAATGGTCGACCCGATATTGTATATCTTTACTGGAGGTGGAAACCTTATGAATGTGATCTGCCACCATTTAATGAAGTGAGATTTCTATCAGCTATGAGGAACAAAGCATGGGGCTTCATTGGTGACTCCATTCTTCGTAACCAAGTTCAGTCATTGATTTGCCTTCTGTCTAAG GCTGACGAACCTGTTGAGGTCTACCATGACAAAGAATTCAGAAATAGGAGATGGCACTTCCAATCATACAACTTCACCGTGTCTCTCGTTTGGGCTCCCTTCCTCGTCAAATCAGAGGTTTCTGAAAATGAGAATGGCGAGTCTACCTCAGAGATCCAGCTTCACCTTGATGTACTTGAACCAACCTGGATAAGTCAGTATGAGAGCTTTGACTATGTAATCATTGCTGGTGGACAATGGTTTCTTAAGACTGCGGTCTATTGGGATAATGGTAAGGTGATAGGCTGTCATTATTGTCAGGACAAGAACCTAACTGAACTTGGATTTGAGCACCTGTATCGCAGGACTTTACAATCAGTACTCAAATTCATCTCCTCGACAAACCACAAGCCAGTTGTTCTATTCAGGACCTGGGCGCCTGATCACTTTGAGAATGGCGAGTGGTCCAGTGGTGGAACTTGTAGCAGGATATTGCCTTACAGGAAGGGAGAGTACAGTGGAAAATACATGGATAATGTCATGAGGGGGATTGAGCTAGAAGAGTTCAACAAGGCCTTAGCTGTGGTCAATAGTTCAGGGGATGTGGTGAATCTGAAGCTCTTGGACATTTACAGCCTTTCGGCCATGAGACCTGATGGCCATGCTGGGCCTTACAGGATGTTCCATCCATTTGCACAGGGTAACAAGGATGCCTCGTCGGTTCAGAAGGATTGCCTGCATTGGTGCGTTCCAGGCCCCATTGACGCCTGGAATGATCTGATAATGAAGTTGGTTCTGAACTGA